Proteins encoded within one genomic window of Anopheles gambiae chromosome 3, idAnoGambNW_F1_1, whole genome shotgun sequence:
- the LOC1270762 gene encoding protein takeout yields MISVNALACCLVGIWFLTLGAHTIEGKDLPTSFEKCHRNDPQFDQCLRSAVNGAIRLLKDGLPDFGILPLEPLAVDSLVIEQGEPSSPIKLKQHFTNVRLSHLTESTILKYRTDLKKLIIKAEAITPQVEFAGNYTMDGRILVLPITGKGLANITLHRLKTHHELIGELVERNGEQYMHIRKYLVHFEPKLVTFQFGNLFNGDERLGKTMHQVLNDNWEVVFRELRSSYEDTFGYIFKKISNQIFLKVPMNKIFPQ; encoded by the exons ATGATCAGTGTAAACGCGCTCGCGTGCTGCCTAGTGGGCATTTGGTTCCTTACGCTGGGCGCGCACACCATCGAAGGAAAAGATTTGC CCACCAGCTTCGAGAAGTGCCACCGAAACGATCCCCAGTTCGATCAGTGTCTGCGGAGTGCGGTTAACGGTGCGATACGGCTGCTGAAGGATGGGCTGCCCGACTTTGGCATCCTGCCGCTGGAACCGCTCGCCGTCGATTCGCTGGTCATTGAGCAGGGTGAACCATCGTCGCCGATCAAGCTGAAGCAACATTTCACCAACGTTCGGTTAAGTCATCTTACCGAATCGACCATCCTGAAGTATCG AACGGATctcaaaaaactcatcatcaaggCGGAAGCGATCACGCCGCAGGTAGAATTTGCCGGCAACTATACGATGGACGGACGGATACTGGTGCTACCGATCACGGGCAAAGGGTTGGCCAACATTACGCTGCACCGGTTGAAGACACACCACGAGCTGATTGGCGAGCTGGTGGAGCGGAACGGTGAGCAGTACATGCACATACGAAAGTATTTGGTGCACTTTGAGCCAAAGCTGGTCACGTTTCAGTTTGGGAATCTTTTCAACGGCGATGAAAGGCTCG GGAAAACCATGCACCAAGTGCTGAACGATAACTGGGAGGTCGTGTTCCGGGAGCTGCGCAGCTCGTACGAGGACACGTTTGGGTACATCTTCAAAAAGATTTCCAATCAAATCTTCCTAAAGGTACCGATGAATAAAATATTCCCGCAGTAG
- the LOC1270761 gene encoding arylalkylamine N-acetyltransferase 1, with product MLANNSNGLRMEIITEPWFPEVIQHLRQTFFADEPLNKAVSLCRPGDGHTLLEKHSLSSLRDGISVMAVTNSGEIAGVVVNGILHGNEDTGRALDRLAEMDDEKFRKIFTLLYEENLKIDLFEQFSVESIFEIRILSVDSKFRGQGLAKELMRKSEEVARTNGFQLMKTDATGLFSQRVASSLGFVTRHEVKYEDYLDQDGVHPVFRVGPPHDRLKIMYKTLC from the exons ATGCTTGCGAACAACAGCAACGGGCTGCGGATGGAGATCATTACCGAGCCGTGGTTCCCGGAGGTGATACAGCATCTGCGGCAAACGTTCTTTGCCGACGAGCCCCTCAACAAGGCCGTCAGTCTGTGCCGTCCCGGCGATGGGCACACGCTGCTGGAGAAGCACAGTCTCTCGAGCCTTCGCGACGGTATTAGTGTCATGGCAGTGACGAACAGTGGCGAG ATAGCGGGAGTGGTCGTGAACGGGATACTGCACGGCAACGAGGATACGGGCCGTGCCCTCGACCGGCTGGCCGAGATGGATGATGAGAAATTCCGCAAAATTTTCACCCTCCTGTACGAGGAAAATCTGAAGATCGATCTGTTTGAGCAGTTTTCGGTGGAGAGCATCTTTGAGATACGCATCCTATCGGTGGACTCgaa GTTTCGAGGACAAGGATTGGCGAAGGAGTTGATGAGAAAAAGTGAAGAAGTGGCACGCACCAACGGATTTCAG CTAATGAAAACCGACGCCACGGGGCTGTTCTCTCAACGGGTGGCCAGCTCGCTCGGGTTCGTCACCAGGCACGAGGTCAAGTACGAGGACTATCTCGACCAGGACGGTGTTCATCCGGTGTTTCGGGTCGGACCGCCGCACGATCGGTTGAAAATTATGTACAAAACACTGTGTTAA
- the LOC1270760 gene encoding transferrin produces the protein MAQFQRLTQCAIILLALLHAIDAKSQTSKQLRVCIVEGGGNYKKGAQNCPTLEAASNVRCVYGLDRLDCLRKIHKGAADFAAFYPEDFLAARWSGVDILVTSELRFHTEHFEYEIVVVVDNEAEINTARELRGSKFCHPGHGLKNHWTAVLADYFETRLTPRECEEDLSPVESRLKSVSSFFGPSCRAGPWVPDPTEDRRLKKKYPSLCQLCYNSYQCGIGDKHWGRRGPLYCLTSGAGEVAWARLDDVRSHFGFSGLAAEANPSEYSFLCPDGHLQPLNTRKPCVWVAKPWPAIAAKSKVAMEVQDLVAKLSHDDINSWQNALLMVLETYHVNITTLDTVIPVDDYLDQAVGFQDAYNNPGCSPSRSIVFCTKSLLEMYKCSWLQEVASVYGVEPGLQCIRVDRLDQCMAKVRSGDADVMIVDQDSALRAERDYGLRPILYEYSSNALHKYLIVAVVARGSNLRSGYDLRNRRACFPQFEGAAHTAVLTALQNHSIGDVRNFFAESSCNWKSTSRCSAVYDGEDGAMRCLQDGVADVAFVSYETYKSMKGPDKKQQPTDWTIFCPFNKPVKHNALCYLGWTAVGRVMISNGTIERRQKEIYNALKDIDKLFGRRNGLKAEAFNLYGLFDGRSDVLFKDGTESLRNRQEMMRDKSDGFFEPTGGAYLMHSASAQPYRGGLVQQLLLSVAAVIFTYALQRLRAV, from the exons TGCGTGTTTGCATCGTGGAGGGTGGCGGCAACTACAAGAAGGGCGCCCAGAACTGCCCGACGCTGGAGGCCGCCTCGAACGTGCGGTGCGTGTACGGGCTCGATCGGCTAGACTGCTTGCGCAAGATACACAAGGGCGCGGCCGACTTTGCCGCCTTCTATCCGGAAGATTTTCTTGCCGCGCGCTGGTCGGGCGTGGACATACTGGTTACCAGCGAGCTGAGGTTTCACACCG AACACTTTGAGTATGAgattgtggtggtggttgacaATGAGGCCGAGATTAATACGGCCCGTGAGCTGCGGGGCAGCAAATTCTGCCACCCCGGGCATGGGCTGAAGAACCACTGGACGGCGGTACTGGCTGAT TACTTCGAAACGAGACTAACACCGCGAGAATGTGAGGAAGACCTCTCGCCCGTCGAATCGAGACTCAAATCGGTGTCCTCCTTCTTTGGACCGTCGTGCCGTGCAGGACCCTGGGTACCGGATCCAACAGAGGATCGTCGATTAA AAAAGAAGTACCCTTCACTGTGCCAACTGTGCTACAACTCGTACCAGTGTGGAATCGGCGACAAGCACTGGGGTAGACGCGGCCCGCTCTACTGTCTCACGAGCGGTGCGGGTGAGGTGGCGTGGGCCCGCCTGGACGACGTGCGCAGTCACTTTGGCTTTTCGGGGCTGGCGGCCGAAGCGAACCCGTCCGAGTACAGCTTTCTCTGCCCGGACGGGCATCTGCAGCCGCTCAACACGCGTAAACCGTGCGTGTGGGTAGCGAAACCCTGGCCAGCGATTGCTGCCAAGTC GAAAGTGGCAATGGAGGTGCAGGACCTGGTGGCAAAGCTGTCCCACGATGACATCAACAGCTGGCAGAACgcgctgctgatggtgctggaAACGTATCACGTTAATATCACGACACTGGACACGGTCATACCGGTCGACGATTATCTGGACCAGGCGGTCGGGTTCCAGGACGCGTACAATAACCCGGGCTGCAGTCCGAGTCGATCGATCGTGTTCTGTACGAAGTCGTTGCTCGAGATGTACAAGTGCTCGTGGCTGCAGGAGGTGGCGAGTGTTTACGGGGTCGAGCCGGGGTTGCAGTGCATCCGGGTGGACCGGTTGGACCAGTGCATGGCCAAGGTACGGTCGGGCGATGCGGATGTGATGATCGTTGATCAGGACAGTGCGTTGCGGGCGGAACGAGACTACGGGCTGcgtccgatactgtacgagTACTCGTCGAATGCGCTGCACAAGTATCTCATTGTGGCGGTCGTTGCACGTGGCTCAAATCTACGATCGGGTTATG ATCTTCGCAACCGACGTGCCTGCTTCCCGCAGTTCGAGGGAGCGGCCCACACCGCAGTACTGACTGCACTGCAAAACCATTCGATCGGCGACGTGCGCAACTTCTTCGCCGAAAGCTCGTGCAACTGGAAGAGTACGAGCCGCTGTTCGGCCGTGTACGACGGCGAGGACGGTGCCATGCGCTGCCTGCAGGACGGGGTGGCCGACGTTGCCTTCGTGAGCTACGAAACGTACAAAAGCATGAAGGGGCCGGACAAGAAGCAGCAACCCACGGACTGGACCATCTTCTGCCCGTTCAACAAACCGGTGAAGCACAATGCGCTCTGCTACCTCGGCTGGACGGCGGTCGGGCGCGTCATGATCAGCAACGGCACGATCGAGCGGCGGCAGAAGGAGATTTACAATGCGCTCAAAGACATTGACAAGCTTTTCGGGCGCCGGAACGGTCTGAAGGCGGAAGCATTTAACCTCTACGGTCTGTTCGATGGGCGCAGCGATGTGCTGTTTAAGGACGGCACGGAGAGTTTGCGCAATCGGCAGGAAATGATGCGCGACAAGAGCGATGGGTTCTTCGAGCCGACCGGTGGTGCGTATCTGATGCATAGCGCTAGTGCGCAACCGTACCGGGGTGGCTtggtgcagcagctgctgctgtcggtTGCCGCCGTGATATTCACGTACGCATTGCAAAGGTTACGAGCGGTATAA